In Euphorbia lathyris chromosome 9, ddEupLath1.1, whole genome shotgun sequence, the following are encoded in one genomic region:
- the LOC136206986 gene encoding violaxanthin de-epoxidase, chloroplastic isoform X2: protein MFNSLMVSLSNVLKEKSQLQLLKVAGLLACALLVIPSADAVDALKTCSCLLKECRLELAKCIANPACAANVACLQTCNNRPDETECQIKCGDLFENSVVDQFNECAVSRKKCVPRKSDVGEFPVPDPAALVKSFNIADFSGKWFITSGLNPTFDAFDCQLHEFHTESDKLVGNLSWRIRTPDTGFFTRSATQKFVQDPLQPGILYNHDNEYLHYQDDWYILSAKMENSSDDYVFVYYRGRNDAWDGYGGAVVYTRSAVLPESIVPQLEAAAKSVGRDFNKFIRTDNTCGPEPPLVERLEKTVEEGEKTIIKEVEEIEEQVEKVGKTEANLFQKLIEGFKELQRDEEFFLKELSKEEMDILDDLKMEAVEVEKLFGQALPIRKLR, encoded by the exons ATGTTTAATTCTCTGATGGTGAGTTTGTCAAACGTCCTCAAAGAAAAGAGCCAATTGCAGTTGTTGAAAGTGGCGGGATTATTGGCTTGTGCATTATTGGTCATTCCATCAGCTGATGCTGTTGATGCTCTCAAAACTTGTAGTTGCTTATTGAAGGAATGCAg GTTAGAATTGGCTAAATGCATTGCAAACCCAGCATGTGCTGCTAATGTTGCTTGCCTCCAGACATGCAATAACCGGCCTGACGAAACCGAATGCCAG atcAAATGTGGAGACCTCTTCGAAAACAGTGTTGTTGATCAGTTCAATGAGTGTGCAGTCTCAAGAAAGAAGTGTGTTCCTCGGAAATCTGATGTTGGGGAATTTCCTGTCCCTGATCCTGCTGCGCTCGTTAAAAGTTTTAACATTGCAGATTTTAGTGGGAAGTGGTTTATTACTAGTGGCCTCAATCCTACCTTTGATGCTTTTGACTGCCAATTGCATGAATTCCATACAGAATCTGACAAACTTGTGGGAAATTTGTCGTGGAGAATACGAACTCCAGACACTGGCTTTTTCACTAGATCAGCTACACAGAAGTTCGTCCAAGACCCCTTGCAGCCTGGAATACTCTACAATCATGATAATGAGTATCTTCATTATCAAGATGATTG GTATATTTTGTCAGCAAAGATGGAAAACTCCAGTGATGATTACGTATTTGTTTACTACCGAGGCAGGAATGATGCATGGGATGGATATGGTGGTGCTGTTGTGTACACAAGAAGTGCAGTTTTACCAGAAAGCATCGTACCACAACTGGAAGCGGCTGCTAAAAGTGTAGGACGAGATTTTAACAAGTTCATTAGAACGGATAATACTTGCGGTCCTGAGCCTCCCCTGGTGGAGAGACTGGAGAAGACTGTAGAGGAAGGAGAAAAGACCATCATAAAGGAGGTTGAAGAAATTGAAGAACAGGTAGAGAAGGTGGGGAAAACTGAAGCGAACttatttcagaaattaatagaaGGATTTAAAGAGCTCCAAAGAGATGAGGAATTTTTCT
- the LOC136206986 gene encoding violaxanthin de-epoxidase, chloroplastic isoform X1, which yields MALAANSIFLSHEESISSSSIRSGIATNEIFKWRRTIQLKFRANSRKSRYVQLIRTHRNYGGLELRCSHQFSGWTKKFSSFCSAGAAGNQAKEMFNSLMVSLSNVLKEKSQLQLLKVAGLLACALLVIPSADAVDALKTCSCLLKECRLELAKCIANPACAANVACLQTCNNRPDETECQIKCGDLFENSVVDQFNECAVSRKKCVPRKSDVGEFPVPDPAALVKSFNIADFSGKWFITSGLNPTFDAFDCQLHEFHTESDKLVGNLSWRIRTPDTGFFTRSATQKFVQDPLQPGILYNHDNEYLHYQDDWYILSAKMENSSDDYVFVYYRGRNDAWDGYGGAVVYTRSAVLPESIVPQLEAAAKSVGRDFNKFIRTDNTCGPEPPLVERLEKTVEEGEKTIIKEVEEIEEQVEKVGKTEANLFQKLIEGFKELQRDEEFFLKELSKEEMDILDDLKMEAVEVEKLFGQALPIRKLR from the exons ATGGCGTTGGCAGCAAACTCAATCTTCTTATCTCATGAAGAAAGTATCAGTAGTTCAAGCATCAGATCAGGAATTGCAACTAATGAAATATTTAAATGGAGGAGAACAATTCAGTTAAAATTTCGGGCGAATAGCAGAAAGTCAAGGTATGTTCAGTTGATAAGAACTCATAGGAATTATGGTGGGCTCGAGCTAAGATGCTCACATCAATTCTCAGGCTGGACAAAGAAGTTTTCCTCATTCTGTAGCGCTGGTGCAGCTGGAAATCAG GCAAAAGAAATGTTTAATTCTCTGATGGTGAGTTTGTCAAACGTCCTCAAAGAAAAGAGCCAATTGCAGTTGTTGAAAGTGGCGGGATTATTGGCTTGTGCATTATTGGTCATTCCATCAGCTGATGCTGTTGATGCTCTCAAAACTTGTAGTTGCTTATTGAAGGAATGCAg GTTAGAATTGGCTAAATGCATTGCAAACCCAGCATGTGCTGCTAATGTTGCTTGCCTCCAGACATGCAATAACCGGCCTGACGAAACCGAATGCCAG atcAAATGTGGAGACCTCTTCGAAAACAGTGTTGTTGATCAGTTCAATGAGTGTGCAGTCTCAAGAAAGAAGTGTGTTCCTCGGAAATCTGATGTTGGGGAATTTCCTGTCCCTGATCCTGCTGCGCTCGTTAAAAGTTTTAACATTGCAGATTTTAGTGGGAAGTGGTTTATTACTAGTGGCCTCAATCCTACCTTTGATGCTTTTGACTGCCAATTGCATGAATTCCATACAGAATCTGACAAACTTGTGGGAAATTTGTCGTGGAGAATACGAACTCCAGACACTGGCTTTTTCACTAGATCAGCTACACAGAAGTTCGTCCAAGACCCCTTGCAGCCTGGAATACTCTACAATCATGATAATGAGTATCTTCATTATCAAGATGATTG GTATATTTTGTCAGCAAAGATGGAAAACTCCAGTGATGATTACGTATTTGTTTACTACCGAGGCAGGAATGATGCATGGGATGGATATGGTGGTGCTGTTGTGTACACAAGAAGTGCAGTTTTACCAGAAAGCATCGTACCACAACTGGAAGCGGCTGCTAAAAGTGTAGGACGAGATTTTAACAAGTTCATTAGAACGGATAATACTTGCGGTCCTGAGCCTCCCCTGGTGGAGAGACTGGAGAAGACTGTAGAGGAAGGAGAAAAGACCATCATAAAGGAGGTTGAAGAAATTGAAGAACAGGTAGAGAAGGTGGGGAAAACTGAAGCGAACttatttcagaaattaatagaaGGATTTAAAGAGCTCCAAAGAGATGAGGAATTTTTCT